Sequence from the Fodinibius salicampi genome:
CAATAGCTCCGCGATCAAAAGCCAGATCGTGGTAAAGCGTTCCAGCCATCACGCCCAACAGGCTCAGCGGCACGGCCAAGATAACCACGAGAGGGTCAGCCCAGGACTCCAGCAAAGCCGAAACAATCATCCAAACGCTGAGAATGGTCAGTCCCAGCAGCAGTAATAAGTTGCGCGTGTTTTGATCGCTTCCAAAGCCAAAAATACCCCCCGACCCGAATTCGACATTCATGCCTACAGGCACGGGCGTCTGCTCCAGCACTTCTTCTATATAATCACTCCCCAGCCGATAGGGTCCCAAAAAATCCACTGTCACAATACGCTGATAGGATTGATCCTCACGGCGGATACTCGACTGGCTTTTATCTCTTCCCAGCTGCGCTACCTCTTCCAGCGAAAACAGGGTACTGTCGGTAGGCGAAAGCCGCTTCTCCCGCATCAATTCTGCACTTCGGTTTTGACGGGTTTTATTACGCCCGATGAGATGCATCTGCTCACCCGCCAGCTCTACCTTGCCAAAGCTGTTAGTGGGATTTACATCCAGCGAAATAGCTGAAAAAACATCTCTCCTATTCAGTCCGTGCAGGGCCAGCTGCTGATCATTCAGTTCCAAATAATACTGGTACAAATCCTCCCGGTCCTGCCAGCTACCTGTGCCATGGATATCCACCTCCTGCACCCGCTTATTCTGCATCAGGCGATTACGCAAATTACGGGCAAGAGCTAACAGCTCATCATAGGAATAGCCGGTCAATGAAATGCGAAGACCTGATGTACTACTCCCCAAAGCGGTGCTCACCCCCTCTCCCAATCCGCTGCTTACAGATATCCCCGAGTTGCCTATCTGAGACGCCAGGTACCTCGTTTCATGAAAAAATATATATGGATCCGGGATGCTCAAATACTCATCTTTGATATAGAAGATCAGCCGCGCTCCACTATATTCCGAAATCTGCGTTTCATAAAACGAAAATACCTCTTCATAGGGCTCGGCGATTCTTTCATACTCCCGAGCCATTTTATCAATCTCTTCCAGCGGCGTCCCCTGCGGGGTCCTGATATTAACATAAACACGCTGCTGCTGATCCCGGCCTCCCCATGGACTGCCAAAATAGGTGTCATTAAAAAAGCGATACGTAATGCCGCCGATCCAGGGATCAATGTCATTTCTATTATCGAAATAGACCTGCGTAAATTCCGGCCATGCTGTATTCTCCTCCCATTCTGGGGTTTCAATGGCAAAGAGGGGAATCCCAATGGCTGCAATAAGTGCTGCATACCATAACCAACGCACCTTGTATCGCCAGACAAACAGCTGCATCATAAAACGACGAATAGTTGAAAACAGTCCGTTTTTAAGCTTGTAAAGAACCGATTTGCTGGAATGAGAAGTGTGTGGCACCAGCCAGATAAGCGCATAAGGGATCCAGCTAAGTGATATCAATACCGAAGAAATGAGGGTCAGGGAAAGCGCTACTGCCAGTGGCACCAAAAAGAGCTGTAATTCCTCCATTGCGAAATAGAGCGGAATAAAAATCCCAACCGTTGTAAAAGTACTGCCCAGCACCGGCACGAGAGCACGCGGAAGCTGCTCCTGAATATGGATAATTCGCTGCTCCAGTTCCTCCGGCAGGCCGGGATTCACCTGCTCAAAGACCACCACCGCATTATCGATAATCATCCCCAACGATACCGTAAGTCCCGCCAGGGTGATAATATTCAGGGAATAGCCGATAAAGTAGAGAATACCTACGCTCATTAGCAGTGAAAACAAGATACTTCCCAATATCACAAAAGGGGCACGCAGGCGGCGGATAAAAAAGAGCAAGACACAAAAGACCACCAACAGGCTAAGCACGGCCTGGTACTGAAGGTTGCCAAACTGCTCGCGCAGTTCCTCGGTCGCATCCTGCTCAAGTTGTATGGTCATGTCTGACGGAATGGCCTGCGATATCTGATCGATTTCCGCCCGGATACGCTCGGCCAATCCTATAGCATCAGCCCCGCTTTCTTTCACAAACTCCACGCTTAGCGCCGGACTCCCATTAATACGCTTCATGCTTTTGGCAGGAAAATCCTGAATACTCACCTCCGCCACATCAGCCAGCTGGATGATCCGCCGGCTTCCCGGCAGCGGAAGCGGTAGCTCCCTGATCGCTTTCAGCCCTGAAAACTGGGGCTCCACCAGCATGCTGATACGCTGACCCGAGGACTCTACATAGCCGGACGATCGCCACTCCAGGTTTTCCTGTATCGTAGCCAGTACCTGTTGCGGACTGATATCGTATCGCTCCAGCAGATCCGTATCAAACTCCACCGTAAGAGCCGGATCGCGTGCCCCGTTGATTTCCACCTCGGCTACGCCCTCAAGTCCCAGCAGCGGCAGTTCAATATTCCGGCGGGCATACTCCAGCAGCTCTCGCACGGGTCGTTCGCCGCTAATCGAATAGACCACAAAGGTTTGCATATCCTGCAGCTCTTCGGGTACCCGCCGGCTGATATTAGGCTGGCGCACATCAGTAGGCAAGTCCTCCTGCAACGAGAACAGATACTCCTGCAGCTCCACCTTGCGATATTCAACGGGGGCCTCGCGGTTGAAGGTAATGGTGACCGTGGCCTGACCTTCCCGTGAAATAGATTCTATGCGCTCAACATCCCGCAGGCGATTGGCGGCCTGCTCCACGCGGCGGGTCACCTCCTGTTCCATTACTTCCGGCGATGTGCTGCCCCAGCCATAGCTGACGGTAATAGACGGCAGGCTCAGATCGGGTGACATCTCCAAAGAGATGTTCTGCCACGCTACAATGCCGATCACCACAACCAGCACGTAGCTTAACGAAATGAAATAGCGTCTATGAAAAAGTCTTGATAGCATATTGATAAGTTAAGCGCATAAAGGAAAATTTCAAGCAGTAAACTTCATCTATAAATCTATACTGTAAACCATGATGCTGTGTCCCCTTTCCGGATTTTTGTACAGGGTATAAATCCGGTTACCTCTAAAATATCTGATGTCGTCAAATTCGGACAGATAAAATTTGCCAATAGGTTCTGGTTCTCCTTTCATTGTAAGTACCACCATTTCTTTCCCATTCCTGCTGTTGTCTGTATGTAATAGAATGTGGTTTTCTGAAACCCAAATATTCAGGAATGGAGGTTTTAATTCGGGCACATACCTTTTCAACCTCTGGCGGACATCTCTGGGTTCATCACGGAAATGATAATCCAAATCAGTTTTTTGTACGCTTCGGCTCTCTACATTCAGAGGTATTTGCCTGACAAGTTCGTGATTCTTGTTATAGATAAATAGAGCCGTACTGTCGGGCCGTGCTATTAGATATTGACCGTCATCCATCAATCTAAAACGATCCTGATAACGATAGGGTGGCATACCCACCGGAGTTTTCCCACCAAAGGTGATATTTGTGGAGTATTTCGTTGGGTCTGCATATACATAATTGGGTCTCTTCAGCATGTGAAGAGAATCCCGGATAATATGCTGGAATCCATCCAACATAACTATGGAATCCATTTTGTATTCCGGGAGGTCAGTGTCAACCTCCGTTTTGCTTCTGATAGCATAATAGTAACTTGATCCGGAAGGTGAACCGACGAAAAATAACGGATGATAATTCTCCCTATAATCTGTTTTACTTGACCTTGCGTGGGTATATATCCCACCGGAGTCTCGTCCAAAAAAGTCAACCTGTGTTGATGAGCTATGCTGAACGATAAGCGTATCGTTTCCCCCACCCGCAAGAGTAAATATAAAAGGCAACTCACCCGGACCTCGTCCTTCGCGGGCTATAGTTCCCATGTGTTTGCCCTCGGTATTAAACTGCTCGATCGTTTTTTTCTGCACATCTGAAACCAGCAGGGTTCCATCCGACATCAGGATCAGATCACTGAGTCGGCCGGGTAGATATCCTTGTTCATCCCCGATCTCTTTATCGATATCTGCTTGTATAACCGGAAGTTCTTCATATTCTACAGGATCCCCTTCCTGCGCTAATAAAATGGCACTGTTTCCCATCCACAGTAAAAAAATAAGCATTCCAATAAGAATAGATATTTCTCTTGTTGGAACAGATCTCCTAGATTCCATAATCTAAACTTTTACCTCATCTTATATTTTATGATAGAATATCTTTTATCCCCGTATGACAATGTATATAAGCTGTTACCATGCACGAATATCCTTTTAGACATAACGGGCAGGTCAAGACTACCTATATACTTTTTTGATTTCTTATCGATTACCAGAACTTCTCTGGTATTATCTGATTTCTCAATCTCTTCGGCCAGTTTACCTGTAATTCCATTTACCAGCTGCCGAAAAGGTCCAACATCAAATTTTTTACCCGAAAATAAAATGTAAATATGATCATCATCTGTACTTATATCCAAGGTAGCCTCTGGTGACTTTCCATGGTCCGGAGCCATATATCCCTTGTCATAATCAACAATAGGGAAAGGCAAATTATAAGGAGTAGATATCGTATCTACTTTTCCTTCTGCAGAAAGAGCCAGAACGGTAGAACCGAAATAGAATCCCATATAAGCAGCATCCCGATCAGCAAACATGGGTCCCTGATTAAGCAAAGGATTCTCTGTAATAGGAAGCAGGCTTTTAAAATCCCCGGAGTTTATACTAAATAATGCTTTACCCCCAATACGATTCCCTTCAAGTGGGTATAGTGCTACGACATTATCTCCATCAAAAGCCTTCTTGGCAATAACCGTTGTATCATTCACTATTAATGCCGTACCGATCCCATGATCTTTTGCCACTACATCAGTCAAATAGTTTAGCTTATCGTCAAAAATCATTCCTTTTTGCTGTCCCTCATCCCAGACCCAAATAGAATCCTTCCCCATCTTAGAAATATATTTCAGACCATTTTGGGACAGTTCCCCCGGTCCCCGACCCCCGCGTCGGGTGGCAATTACCTGTTTATTCTTAATATCATGCAAGCTTAAAACTGCGTCTCGGTTACCCAGTTCGACAGTTAATATAGTATCTTCACCAAGCACGTAAAATGCGGAGGGAGTATAGATATTCTCATGATAGCTATATACTTCTTTAAGTTCCTGGCAAATACCGGACTTAATAGTTATACCGACAAATAAAAAAATTCCAAATAATCTCATAACAGGCAGCAGGTATTTACTTTATATTTTAAATTACTCACCAAATCCATACGCCCTGATCTCAGCCTCTTCTGTTACCGTAAACATTTGCTGGTTGGCAAAATCGATATCAAAGATAGCCGCTAAGTTGACATCTTCTAATATTAGTCGAAACCTTCGTCTGAGCTCTCCGTTATTTGTAAACTCATGTATCCACAAATCGTTGGACGCTTCCTCAAAGCCATACTTCCCTAAAACCAGATATAACAGACCATTTTCACTACTCACACCCGACATATAGGTGTTAAGTGCTACCGTTCCTCCCTCACGCAGTCCTTCGGATTTCTCATAAAAAAGAGTATAAACAGAATCCAGTTCGATCGTTTCAGGAACAGCCTGCTCCCAAAGCTTTTTTCCGGATGTATTGTATTTCACAATTTTCGGAAAAGCAGTATAGATGAAATATAACTCATCGTTATTGGCCTGATCATTGACCGGAAACACTCTGGGTTTGTAATACCCCG
This genomic interval carries:
- a CDS encoding efflux RND transporter permease subunit; amino-acid sequence: MLSRLFHRRYFISLSYVLVVVIGIVAWQNISLEMSPDLSLPSITVSYGWGSTSPEVMEQEVTRRVEQAANRLRDVERIESISREGQATVTITFNREAPVEYRKVELQEYLFSLQEDLPTDVRQPNISRRVPEELQDMQTFVVYSISGERPVRELLEYARRNIELPLLGLEGVAEVEINGARDPALTVEFDTDLLERYDISPQQVLATIQENLEWRSSGYVESSGQRISMLVEPQFSGLKAIRELPLPLPGSRRIIQLADVAEVSIQDFPAKSMKRINGSPALSVEFVKESGADAIGLAERIRAEIDQISQAIPSDMTIQLEQDATEELREQFGNLQYQAVLSLLVVFCVLLFFIRRLRAPFVILGSILFSLLMSVGILYFIGYSLNIITLAGLTVSLGMIIDNAVVVFEQVNPGLPEELEQRIIHIQEQLPRALVPVLGSTFTTVGIFIPLYFAMEELQLFLVPLAVALSLTLISSVLISLSWIPYALIWLVPHTSHSSKSVLYKLKNGLFSTIRRFMMQLFVWRYKVRWLWYAALIAAIGIPLFAIETPEWEENTAWPEFTQVYFDNRNDIDPWIGGITYRFFNDTYFGSPWGGRDQQQRVYVNIRTPQGTPLEEIDKMAREYERIAEPYEEVFSFYETQISEYSGARLIFYIKDEYLSIPDPYIFFHETRYLASQIGNSGISVSSGLGEGVSTALGSSTSGLRISLTGYSYDELLALARNLRNRLMQNKRVQEVDIHGTGSWQDREDLYQYYLELNDQQLALHGLNRRDVFSAISLDVNPTNSFGKVELAGEQMHLIGRNKTRQNRSAELMREKRLSPTDSTLFSLEEVAQLGRDKSQSSIRREDQSYQRIVTVDFLGPYRLGSDYIEEVLEQTPVPVGMNVEFGSGGIFGFGSDQNTRNLLLLLGLTILSVWMIVSALLESWADPLVVILAVPLSLLGVMAGTLYHDLAFDRGAIAGTLLCVGVVVNNSILLMHEKQYCRERGIHGLRSWLYVYKNKMRAVLITTLTTIGGLLPLILMEGSEFWELLATVVVWGLGTSTVLILLLMGLWEKPVKSVRLREKSSG